Proteins from one Niallia circulans genomic window:
- a CDS encoding DUF2642 domain-containing protein: protein MHSYHQVHSQSLLPPGHYKYSQQFPNIIQQLSPSYTVSTEPVFLDHLLMNIEKNIRIVTTMGTLDGILSGVAIDHIQLTVGKAHYHIRYPHIVYFVGKP, encoded by the coding sequence ATGCATTCCTATCACCAAGTGCATTCACAGAGCTTACTGCCGCCTGGTCACTATAAATATTCTCAGCAATTCCCCAACATTATTCAACAACTCTCTCCTAGCTATACAGTATCAACAGAACCAGTTTTCCTTGATCACTTATTAATGAATATCGAAAAAAACATTCGTATTGTAACGACTATGGGCACGCTTGACGGAATCCTAAGTGGTGTTGCTATTGATCATATTCAGTTGACTGTCGGAAAAGCACACTATCATATTCGCTATCCTCATATCGTTTACTTTGTCGGCAAGCCTTAA
- a CDS encoding M3 family oligoendopeptidase, with the protein MKFSEFTYERPDVNKIKEEMEALLTAFNAAEVVEEQVAAIEKINKLRNDVSTQFNICYVRHSVDTLDEFYQQEQDYIDEISPEIEGLETKYYEALVQSKFKAVLEEKWGKQLFALADAQLKVFSDEVVSLLQQENKLSTEYTKLMASAKIIFDGEERTLAQMEPFAESKDRTVRKEANEKKFAFLAENEEQLDRIYDDMVKVRTEIATKLGYSNFVELAYYRMYRTDYNAEMVAKFRDQVKEHIVPLATKLKERQKSRINVDTLKYYDEPINFLSGNATPKGDADWIIENGQKMYSELSKETGEFFSYLNEDGLMDLVAKKGKAGGGYCTFIENYKAPFIFSNFNGTSGDIDVLTHEAGHAFQVYSSGANFDIPEYYWPTFEAAEIHSMSMEFFTWPWMELFFQEDVDKYKFTHLSSSLLFLPYGVSVDEFQHWVYENPEATPKERKQAWRNIEQKYMPHKDYDGNDYLENGGFWQRQSHIYTSPFYYIDYTLAQICAFQFWKRSRENQKEAWADYVQLCQLGGSLPFTELVKKANLLSPFEDGCVESVIGEIDAWLKLVDDSNL; encoded by the coding sequence ATGAAGTTTTCAGAATTTACATATGAAAGACCTGATGTAAATAAAATAAAAGAAGAAATGGAAGCATTATTAACAGCCTTTAATGCGGCTGAGGTTGTAGAAGAGCAAGTAGCTGCAATTGAAAAAATCAACAAGCTCCGCAATGATGTTTCTACACAGTTTAATATTTGTTATGTGCGCCACTCCGTAGATACGCTTGATGAGTTTTATCAACAAGAACAAGACTATATTGACGAGATTTCTCCTGAAATTGAAGGGCTGGAAACGAAATACTATGAAGCTCTTGTTCAATCCAAATTCAAAGCTGTTCTTGAAGAGAAATGGGGCAAGCAATTATTTGCATTGGCAGATGCACAGTTAAAGGTGTTTTCGGACGAGGTAGTCTCATTGCTGCAACAGGAAAACAAGCTATCAACTGAATATACAAAGTTAATGGCGTCAGCCAAGATTATCTTTGACGGTGAAGAAAGAACATTAGCGCAAATGGAGCCATTTGCAGAGTCGAAGGACAGAACAGTCAGGAAAGAAGCGAATGAGAAAAAGTTTGCGTTTTTAGCTGAAAATGAAGAACAGCTTGACCGCATTTATGATGATATGGTAAAGGTGCGTACGGAAATCGCAACAAAATTAGGCTACAGCAATTTTGTGGAGCTTGCTTATTACCGAATGTATCGTACTGATTACAACGCAGAGATGGTAGCTAAATTCAGAGACCAAGTTAAAGAGCATATTGTACCACTTGCGACAAAACTAAAGGAAAGACAAAAGAGCCGTATTAATGTTGATACATTGAAGTATTATGATGAGCCAATTAACTTTTTATCAGGCAATGCTACTCCTAAAGGGGATGCAGATTGGATTATTGAAAACGGCCAAAAAATGTATAGTGAATTGTCGAAGGAAACAGGGGAGTTTTTCAGCTATTTAAATGAAGATGGATTAATGGATCTTGTAGCGAAAAAAGGCAAAGCTGGCGGAGGCTATTGCACCTTCATTGAAAATTATAAGGCACCATTTATTTTCTCTAACTTTAATGGTACATCTGGAGATATTGATGTCCTTACACATGAAGCAGGACACGCCTTCCAGGTATATTCGAGCGGAGCTAACTTTGATATTCCTGAATACTATTGGCCGACATTTGAGGCAGCTGAAATACATTCCATGAGCATGGAGTTCTTCACATGGCCATGGATGGAGCTGTTTTTCCAAGAAGATGTCGATAAATATAAGTTTACCCATTTAAGCTCGTCCCTGCTATTCCTTCCATACGGAGTTTCCGTTGATGAGTTTCAGCATTGGGTTTATGAAAATCCTGAGGCGACGCCGAAAGAAAGAAAGCAGGCTTGGAGAAATATCGAACAAAAATACATGCCACATAAAGATTATGACGGAAATGATTATTTAGAAAATGGCGGCTTCTGGCAAAGACAGTCCCATATTTATACATCTCCTTTCTATTATATTGACTACACCCTTGCCCAAATTTGTGCATTCCAGTTCTGGAAGCGTTCCAGAGAGAACCAAAAGGAGGCTTGGGCTGATTATGTACAGCTTTGTCAGTTAGGTGGAAGCCTGCCGTTTACAGAGCTGGTTAAAAAAGCAAATCTGTTATCTCCATTTGAAGATGGCTGTGTCGAATCGGTTATTGGTGAAATTGATGCTTGGCTTAAACTTGTGGATGACAGTAACTTATAA
- a CDS encoding MarR family winged helix-turn-helix transcriptional regulator, with translation MGNEETNQSLKLFIVLSRAYRAINENVNKLIHTYGLNPTEFAVLELLYHKGDQPLQQIGGKILLASGSITYVVDKLEEKGYLKRVACPTDRRVTFASITDSGKEMIENIFPSHEQRIHELMTELSAEEKDTVIQLVKRLGLSASGKQL, from the coding sequence ATGGGTAATGAAGAAACAAATCAATCATTAAAATTATTTATCGTGCTGTCAAGAGCATATCGTGCAATTAATGAAAATGTTAATAAACTAATTCACACATATGGACTAAACCCAACTGAGTTTGCTGTTTTAGAACTGCTTTATCATAAAGGTGATCAGCCTTTACAGCAAATTGGCGGGAAAATTTTGCTTGCAAGTGGAAGCATTACCTATGTCGTGGATAAATTAGAGGAAAAAGGTTATCTGAAAAGAGTCGCTTGTCCAACAGATAGAAGGGTGACATTTGCTTCTATTACAGACAGTGGCAAAGAAATGATCGAAAACATTTTTCCAAGCCATGAGCAGAGAATTCATGAGCTAATGACAGAGCTGTCTGCTGAGGAAAAGGATACTGTTATTCAGCTTGTTAAAAGATTAGGGCTTTCTGCCAGCGGAAAACAATTGTGA
- a CDS encoding CamS family sex pheromone protein, with protein MKYKKLIMLGTIFMTILAACDKDTGDGGTEETVPTTIIQNKEIYRIAEPVKVSAARGAIVNNVDNIVDIKELEMGLMDLSTDYFPTDNYYLQEGQYLDSATISSWISRKSKDQKDGLNPTLTDTGDILKDEKKDPKILSHVLEQDYVNSKGKIQGISLAVSLNEIYYIRATDEKGLVYTDEVAVDTTDNGKNEVEEQGKSIAETILKRIRANSDIPDVPIFLTLYQETNKGNIVPGKFLASSYIDKNDNTIGKWKDIKRKYIAFPSSTFESLDRSLSNVLSTLEEDIQEQFKELNIIMTGKLLYNEDELSNITLNIEAPNITSSETTALIEYVGGKIESQILPDYLPITVQLSGTNEAAKAIMIWDPSEKEIKTEIYE; from the coding sequence ATGAAATACAAAAAACTAATAATGCTGGGTACCATCTTCATGACAATACTTGCCGCATGTGATAAAGATACCGGGGATGGCGGCACAGAGGAAACTGTCCCAACTACTATCATCCAAAACAAAGAAATTTACCGCATTGCAGAGCCAGTTAAAGTCAGTGCTGCTAGGGGTGCAATTGTTAACAATGTTGACAATATAGTGGACATAAAAGAGCTAGAAATGGGTCTCATGGATTTGTCGACAGACTATTTCCCGACAGATAACTATTATCTTCAAGAAGGCCAATATTTGGATTCTGCTACGATTAGCAGCTGGATTTCCAGAAAGTCTAAGGATCAAAAGGACGGTTTAAATCCGACCCTCACAGATACCGGCGACATTCTTAAGGATGAGAAAAAGGATCCGAAAATACTTTCTCATGTCTTAGAGCAGGATTATGTTAATAGCAAAGGTAAAATCCAGGGCATTTCTTTAGCCGTTTCATTAAATGAAATCTATTATATTCGTGCTACAGATGAAAAAGGATTGGTTTACACAGATGAAGTAGCTGTGGACACAACAGATAATGGCAAAAATGAAGTGGAAGAGCAAGGCAAAAGCATTGCTGAAACGATTCTTAAAAGAATTAGAGCAAATAGTGATATACCTGATGTACCGATATTTTTGACTTTATATCAAGAGACAAATAAAGGAAATATTGTGCCAGGTAAGTTTTTAGCCTCTTCTTATATTGATAAAAACGACAATACCATTGGTAAGTGGAAAGATATTAAACGAAAGTATATTGCTTTCCCTTCCAGTACTTTTGAAAGCCTAGACCGTTCTTTATCAAATGTACTTTCCACGCTTGAAGAAGATATTCAAGAGCAATTTAAAGAACTTAATATTATTATGACAGGTAAACTGCTTTATAATGAAGATGAATTATCCAATATTACCCTTAATATTGAAGCACCAAATATTACATCCTCGGAAACAACAGCTTTAATTGAATATGTCGGCGGCAAAATTGAGTCACAAATACTGCCAGACTATTTGCCAATCACTGTCCAGCTTTCAGGGACAAATGAAGCAGCGAAAGCTATTATGATTTGGGACCCTTCCGAAAAAGAGATTAAAACAGAAATATATGAATAA
- a CDS encoding ATP-dependent Clp protease ATP-binding subunit, with protein MKCQLCQTNYANVSLRFVLNNEENTVNLCHNCYQKEKQKMASQPNQMFFQQSSPFDELFKSLNQNFQQSGAEKGNQQAPVPNKTNGILDKFGKNLNQLANAGLIDPVIGRENEIERVIEILNRRNKNNPVLIGEPGVGKTAIAEGLALKISEGNVPKKLKNKEIYLLDVASLVTNTGIRGQFEERMKQIIQEIQERKNVIVFIDEIHQLVGAGSAEGSMDAGNILKPALARGELHIIGATTLKEYRQIEKDAALERRFQPIQVAEPTVSAAISILEGIKDKYEKFHEVAYTDDAIKACVELSHRYIQDRFLPDKAIDLLDEAGSKLNLASSYTNTDEIDNRLAEIAKAKEAALKEENYEAAAALRKEEQELEKALNNPNTEKPVVDVSLIQELIEKKTGIPVGKLQQDEQQKMKNLAENLEAKVIGQEVAVQKVAKAVKRSRAGLKSKNRPIGSFLFVGPTGVGKTELTKNLAAELFGSKDSMIRLDMSEYMEKHSISKIIGSPPGYVGHEEAGQLTEQVRRNPYSIILLDEIEKAHPDVQSIFLQILEDGRLTDSQGRTVSFKDSVIIMTSNAGIGGHKRIVVGFENNAALEESTLLQSLGNFFKPEFLNRFDAIVEFKSLEKEHLLKITDLLLADLSDALAEQHISLTVSDEAKEKLVELGTHPDFGARPLRRVIQEHLEDSLADFILDEPGAAELTALLEEDKIIIQKVNSSTVVQ; from the coding sequence ATGAAATGTCAATTATGCCAAACTAACTATGCAAATGTGAGCTTACGTTTTGTTCTTAACAATGAAGAAAACACAGTGAATCTATGCCACAACTGCTATCAGAAAGAAAAACAAAAGATGGCATCACAACCTAATCAAATGTTTTTCCAACAATCTTCCCCTTTTGATGAATTGTTTAAATCACTTAATCAAAACTTTCAACAATCAGGGGCAGAAAAAGGAAACCAACAGGCTCCCGTTCCTAATAAAACTAACGGTATTTTAGATAAATTCGGAAAGAACTTAAATCAACTAGCTAATGCGGGACTTATTGATCCAGTAATTGGCCGCGAAAATGAAATTGAAAGAGTAATTGAGATATTAAATAGAAGAAACAAGAATAATCCTGTGCTTATCGGTGAGCCTGGTGTTGGTAAAACAGCTATTGCAGAAGGCTTAGCTTTGAAGATTTCAGAAGGAAATGTTCCTAAAAAACTAAAAAACAAGGAAATTTACTTGCTTGACGTTGCATCATTAGTAACGAACACAGGTATACGCGGACAATTTGAAGAACGAATGAAACAAATCATTCAAGAAATTCAAGAACGCAAAAACGTCATTGTCTTTATCGACGAAATTCATCAATTAGTTGGTGCTGGTTCTGCAGAAGGCTCCATGGATGCAGGAAATATTCTTAAACCAGCTTTAGCAAGAGGTGAGCTTCATATTATTGGTGCTACTACACTCAAAGAATATCGCCAAATTGAAAAAGATGCAGCACTTGAAAGACGCTTCCAACCAATTCAAGTGGCAGAACCAACAGTTTCTGCAGCTATCTCTATTTTGGAAGGAATTAAAGATAAATACGAAAAATTCCATGAAGTAGCATACACAGATGATGCAATTAAAGCTTGTGTTGAATTGTCACACCGTTATATCCAAGACCGATTCTTGCCAGACAAAGCAATCGACTTGCTTGATGAAGCAGGTTCTAAATTGAATCTTGCTTCTAGCTACACAAATACAGATGAAATTGACAACCGTCTTGCTGAAATTGCGAAAGCAAAAGAAGCTGCATTAAAAGAAGAAAACTATGAAGCAGCTGCAGCCTTACGTAAAGAAGAGCAAGAACTTGAAAAAGCATTAAATAATCCTAATACAGAAAAGCCTGTAGTGGATGTTTCCCTTATTCAAGAGCTAATTGAAAAGAAAACTGGTATTCCTGTTGGCAAACTGCAGCAGGATGAACAGCAAAAGATGAAGAACCTAGCAGAAAACCTTGAGGCGAAAGTTATTGGGCAAGAAGTTGCAGTCCAAAAAGTAGCGAAAGCTGTTAAAAGAAGTCGCGCTGGTTTAAAATCAAAAAACAGACCAATCGGAAGTTTCTTGTTTGTCGGACCAACTGGTGTTGGTAAAACAGAATTAACGAAAAACTTAGCAGCTGAATTATTCGGCAGCAAAGACAGCATGATTCGTTTAGACATGAGTGAATACATGGAAAAACACAGCATCAGCAAAATTATCGGCTCCCCTCCTGGCTATGTCGGCCATGAAGAAGCTGGTCAATTAACAGAGCAAGTAAGAAGAAATCCTTACAGCATCATCCTATTGGATGAAATTGAGAAGGCACACCCAGATGTCCAATCCATCTTCCTGCAAATATTAGAAGATGGCCGATTAACAGACAGCCAAGGTAGAACAGTAAGCTTTAAGGATAGTGTCATTATTATGACAAGTAACGCTGGCATTGGCGGCCATAAACGTATTGTCGTCGGCTTTGAAAACAATGCTGCACTTGAAGAAAGCACACTGCTGCAGTCATTGGGCAATTTCTTCAAACCAGAATTCCTTAACCGCTTTGATGCAATTGTCGAATTTAAATCACTAGAAAAAGAGCATCTATTGAAAATCACCGATTTATTGCTAGCAGACCTGTCTGATGCTCTAGCAGAACAGCATATTTCCCTAACAGTATCAGATGAAGCGAAGGAAAAACTAGTAGAACTGGGAACACACCCAGACTTCGGTGCTCGACCATTAAGAAGAGTCATTCAAGAGCATCTCGAAGACAGCCTGGCTGATTTCATTCTCGATGAACCTGGAGCTGCAGAATTAACTGCGCTGTTAGAAGAAGATAAAATCATCATCCAAAAAGTGAACAGCAGCACCGTTGTCCAATAA